One window of Tepidanaerobacter acetatoxydans Re1 genomic DNA carries:
- a CDS encoding class II fructose-bisphosphate aldolase, with protein MLCRMDDILKKATQEQYGVAAPNVWNLETIKAAVGIAEKLKSPIILDYGEGGYEENIFEVAMIAKHYGENASVPVAINLDHGETFKGAVRAIKAGFTSIMVDRSSRPFEENLKDTKELCKIAHAADVSVEAELGHVGVGEEYADDNNSFTKVEEAQIFVKETGVDCLAIAVGTAHGHYAGVPKLDFERITQLRNSLDIPLVLHGGSSTGDEALQKAIKSGISKVNLFTDLSDKAIDFMKKMLEIESAKQINLIDFYDEGIKGYSSELERYIRLFGSDNKA; from the coding sequence ATGCTTTGCAGAATGGATGATATCTTGAAAAAAGCTACCCAAGAGCAATACGGTGTAGCTGCACCTAATGTGTGGAACTTAGAGACTATAAAGGCAGCTGTAGGAATTGCAGAGAAATTAAAGTCACCTATTATTTTGGATTACGGTGAAGGCGGATATGAGGAAAATATCTTTGAAGTAGCCATGATTGCCAAGCATTATGGTGAAAATGCAAGTGTTCCTGTAGCTATCAATTTGGATCATGGCGAAACCTTCAAAGGTGCTGTTCGGGCTATAAAGGCAGGTTTTACTTCTATAATGGTAGATAGATCCAGTCGGCCCTTCGAGGAAAACTTAAAGGATACTAAGGAACTATGTAAAATCGCTCATGCTGCCGATGTTAGCGTAGAAGCTGAACTAGGTCATGTTGGAGTAGGCGAAGAATATGCCGATGATAATAATAGTTTTACCAAAGTTGAAGAAGCACAAATTTTCGTAAAAGAAACGGGAGTAGATTGCCTTGCAATAGCTGTAGGCACTGCTCACGGTCATTATGCCGGTGTGCCGAAACTCGACTTTGAGCGGATAACCCAACTCAGAAACAGTCTTGATATTCCATTGGTTTTGCACGGAGGTTCATCTACCGGTGATGAAGCTCTGCAGAAAGCCATAAAAAGTGGTATCTCAAAGGTAAATTTATTCACAGATCTGAGTGACAAAGCTATAGATTTTATGAAAAAAATGTTGGAAATAGAATCAGCTAAGCAGATTAATCTTATAGACTTTTACGATGAAGGAATAAAGGGCTATAGTAGCGAGCTAGAAAGATATATACGGCTGTTTGGTTCTGACAACAAGGCTTAA
- a CDS encoding serine dehydratase subunit alpha family protein, producing MAIVINALLLDILKDQVTPALGCTEPIAVALAVAKAKETLGSLPEKVEIKVDRNIFKNALAVGIPGTKEKGLYMASALALVAGKSEYSLEVLKDITEEDILKAHEIIDSNIIHVAIAEKIVGLYVEVSAFCNQEKSKVVIKDKHDNIVLVEKNGKIIFKQESVGTDKVSLKENIKKMSIRDFKEFVEQIDTNDLGLVAKGIKMNKKMAEAGISSKYGRALSGGVCIEDMNYKEYAKFLTSTASYARMSGYPLPVMSCAGSGNHGLTAILPVVAVGEKKQMDDENIIRAVTLSLLVTIYVKSYTGTLSPVCGCGVAAGVGASAGIAYILGGSLEQVEGAIKNMIGTMAGIICDGGKPGCAFKLSISVDAALESALMALNDIVISSADGIVDETAEKTIYNLGKVSTDGMINTDKTILEVMLGKCQ from the coding sequence ATGGCGATAGTGATAAATGCACTCTTACTTGACATACTAAAAGACCAGGTAACTCCTGCACTGGGCTGTACAGAGCCCATAGCAGTAGCTTTAGCCGTAGCCAAGGCCAAGGAAACCCTTGGCAGCTTACCAGAAAAGGTAGAAATTAAGGTAGATAGGAATATATTCAAAAACGCCCTTGCCGTTGGAATACCCGGAACCAAAGAAAAGGGCCTTTATATGGCTTCGGCGCTGGCGCTTGTGGCAGGCAAGTCGGAGTATAGCTTGGAAGTATTGAAGGATATAACTGAAGAAGATATACTAAAGGCTCATGAAATTATAGATAGCAATATTATTCATGTTGCCATTGCCGAAAAAATAGTCGGATTATATGTAGAGGTTAGTGCATTTTGCAATCAAGAAAAAAGCAAAGTCGTTATAAAAGATAAACATGATAATATAGTTTTGGTAGAAAAAAACGGCAAAATTATATTTAAACAAGAATCGGTAGGCACAGATAAGGTTTCATTAAAAGAGAATATTAAAAAAATGAGTATAAGGGATTTTAAGGAATTTGTAGAACAAATAGATACGAACGATTTGGGCTTAGTTGCTAAAGGAATCAAAATGAATAAAAAGATGGCCGAAGCAGGTATAAGCAGCAAATACGGTAGAGCCTTAAGCGGTGGGGTTTGCATCGAAGATATGAATTATAAAGAATATGCCAAATTTCTTACCTCAACTGCAAGCTATGCGCGTATGTCGGGCTATCCTCTTCCTGTTATGAGCTGTGCAGGCAGCGGTAACCATGGTCTTACCGCCATACTGCCCGTAGTTGCTGTGGGAGAGAAAAAGCAAATGGATGACGAAAATATAATCAGAGCGGTCACCCTAAGTCTCTTGGTTACCATCTATGTAAAAAGTTACACAGGCACTCTTTCCCCTGTCTGCGGGTGCGGGGTTGCTGCAGGTGTGGGCGCTAGTGCAGGTATTGCATATATATTGGGAGGCAGTCTCGAACAAGTTGAAGGTGCTATCAAAAACATGATAGGCACTATGGCGGGAATCATTTGCGACGGCGGCAAACCCGGCTGTGCTTTTAAACTTTCCATCTCTGTAGATGCTGCATTGGAGTCGGCCTTGATGGCATTAAACGACATCGTAATATCCTCCGCTGACGGAATCGTAGACGAAACAGCCGAAAAAACCATATACAACCTCGGCAAGGTGTCAACTGACGGTATGATAAATACCGATAAAACAATTTTGGAGGTGATGTTGGGGAAATGCCAATAA
- a CDS encoding dihydrodipicolinate synthase family protein, producing MYKPIGSWVAIPTPFNESGTIDWKGFEILIDHQAAHGTSTLLVMGSAGEVTLLSEDERKEIVRRVSKYAKGKIPVFFGATFPTTEETIKFSQYAESEGADGLVYTAPPYLLPPQTALAEHLLACTKSVSIPVAIYNNPSRVGVFIKPDTIGRLADECPNFVADKEAMGSVQHLVEVKRRVGDRVHILCCDFPQYSILLPTLAIGGHGAANIGGNIIPEEMAIIARPWDSIDKVEESRRLYFKYYPLLEALYWFSNPIVIKAALNILGLPAGKLRRPYPELRGEKLDELKRLMDEMGIIEKYGQR from the coding sequence ATGTACAAACCTATTGGCTCTTGGGTGGCCATACCTACACCCTTTAACGAATCAGGAACAATTGACTGGAAAGGTTTTGAGATTCTTATTGACCATCAAGCAGCACATGGTACATCAACATTACTTGTGATGGGATCTGCAGGGGAAGTTACTTTGCTGTCAGAAGATGAGCGAAAAGAAATTGTAAGGCGTGTATCGAAATACGCAAAAGGGAAGATACCGGTATTCTTTGGAGCTACATTTCCTACAACGGAGGAAACCATAAAATTCAGCCAGTATGCTGAAAGTGAAGGGGCCGATGGCTTGGTATATACCGCACCGCCTTATTTGCTGCCGCCCCAGACAGCCCTAGCGGAACACTTATTAGCCTGCACTAAATCGGTATCGATACCTGTTGCCATCTATAACAATCCAAGCCGAGTAGGGGTTTTTATTAAGCCTGATACCATTGGACGTTTGGCTGATGAGTGCCCTAATTTTGTGGCAGACAAAGAGGCCATGGGAAGCGTTCAGCATCTGGTAGAGGTTAAACGACGGGTAGGGGACAGGGTGCATATACTGTGCTGTGATTTTCCACAGTACTCCATTTTATTGCCAACGCTTGCCATAGGAGGCCATGGAGCTGCAAATATAGGCGGGAATATAATTCCTGAAGAGATGGCTATCATTGCAAGACCATGGGACAGCATAGATAAAGTTGAGGAAAGCCGCAGGCTGTATTTTAAGTATTATCCTCTGCTGGAAGCATTGTATTGGTTTTCAAATCCAATTGTAATAAAGGCTGCCTTGAATATTCTCGGTCTACCTGCCGGAAAGCTGCGCAGGCCTTACCCGGAGTTAAGAGGGGAAAAGCTTGATGAGTTAAAGAGATTGATGGACGAAATGGGCATTATTGAAAAATATGGTCAAAGATAA
- a CDS encoding DMT family transporter, translating to MQLGFLMILITSVLWSFSGVLIKAVDNNVNAYVLSFSTYVFAVLFLGAYQLIKNKNLKVNFEDPWIWIAAIGKTAGYVFMNLATYLGYAYGVILISPIQTIIMLLISKFYFKERISTKSWGAAVLCMLGIFIIGWNGAPLKDILDIGSIMLLLLYFLSGVGESIHVISEKVLIERMDSISINYSIFMICMLLTCPFPYIFGIDTKLLDFRTIVAMFFLGTIITGLGFYLYTEAMKKISFILAVIEIKMSSLFTLLWAWLFLKEPVTVYIVLGAVLFIVGIILLNLFHEEKAK from the coding sequence ATGCAATTGGGATTTTTGATGATTTTAATAACCTCTGTCCTATGGAGTTTTTCAGGTGTATTGATAAAAGCAGTTGACAATAATGTCAATGCATATGTCCTTTCATTTTCCACTTACGTCTTTGCGGTATTGTTTTTGGGGGCATATCAGCTTATAAAAAATAAGAACTTGAAGGTTAATTTTGAAGATCCATGGATTTGGATTGCAGCTATTGGAAAAACAGCCGGTTATGTGTTTATGAATTTGGCTACGTATTTGGGATATGCCTATGGAGTTATTTTAATAAGTCCGATTCAAACAATTATCATGCTTTTAATTAGCAAATTTTATTTTAAAGAAAGAATTTCTACCAAAAGCTGGGGAGCAGCTGTGTTGTGTATGCTGGGCATATTCATAATCGGTTGGAATGGTGCGCCTTTAAAAGATATATTGGATATAGGTTCAATCATGTTACTTTTATTGTATTTTCTATCTGGTGTAGGAGAAAGCATTCACGTGATCAGTGAAAAGGTTTTGATAGAAAGAATGGATTCTATAAGTATTAATTATTCTATATTTATGATCTGCATGTTACTAACATGTCCCTTTCCATATATATTTGGTATTGACACAAAACTACTAGATTTTAGGACAATAGTAGCTATGTTTTTCCTAGGAACTATTATCACTGGCTTAGGCTTTTATCTTTACACAGAAGCCATGAAAAAAATATCTTTTATATTGGCAGTGATTGAAATCAAGATGTCATCTTTATTTACGTTATTATGGGCGTGGCTTTTTTTAAAAGAACCTGTTACAGTCTATATTGTGTTAGGTGCTGTGTTATTTATTGTAGGAATTATTTTGTTAAACTTATTCCATGAAGAAAAAGCCAAATGA
- a CDS encoding methyl-accepting chemotaxis protein: MNKLFYGYIGITVLLGILAIILRSNIIVLCIIIMSNILFSLLTIWTIVKSFSCLQGNLNEIVNGQLNINIKRSKIKIIDQIGQTINSYLVKIRKLICQYQNFSEKAINQSNSIKKQAESIKDTSREIALTVQSIAEAVTNQAASTSEVKENIEVFSKEVDEICQNARLSVDVAKDSKNIVKESFETFRETFKELEGIKNYNDKVLEDMEILDKSVRQISAITEAVEEIASQTHLLALNASIEAARAGEAGKGFAVVAEEVSKLADNSSDSAKKIKELVNSIISEIKGLAVDIKGQADVISKNAVYAQKALEKSDGISKAMDDNIKATNAIVKLTEDQRAKIEDITCAIDVINQITQHNAATSQEITASTQEQQSIIEMIYDSIVYLNNAIEYSNSIISDFTKGFKITPEIKEKVDKAKQLVEEISTSHEILNLKGEELRKYLISKQNSVDFIELISFINKDGYQEVTSEDVPEEHRDVSARPYFLKAISGETFISEVYVSTFTNNYNITIAVPIFKNNATVGAVLADINLNQN; the protein is encoded by the coding sequence GTGAACAAACTCTTTTATGGGTATATAGGAATTACTGTTTTATTGGGCATATTAGCCATAATTTTAAGGAGCAATATTATAGTTTTATGTATTATTATTATGTCTAATATTTTATTTTCTCTTTTAACGATTTGGACCATTGTTAAATCTTTCAGTTGTTTACAGGGTAATCTAAATGAGATTGTCAACGGACAGCTCAATATCAATATTAAGCGATCAAAGATTAAAATAATTGACCAAATAGGACAAACGATAAACAGCTATCTGGTTAAAATTCGCAAATTGATTTGCCAGTACCAAAACTTTTCAGAAAAAGCAATAAATCAATCTAACTCAATTAAAAAGCAAGCGGAAAGTATCAAGGATACATCAAGGGAAATAGCGTTAACCGTGCAAAGTATAGCCGAAGCAGTGACGAATCAAGCTGCATCTACGTCTGAAGTGAAGGAGAATATAGAAGTATTTTCTAAAGAAGTCGATGAAATATGCCAAAATGCCAGGCTCTCTGTTGATGTTGCCAAAGACTCAAAAAACATAGTAAAGGAAAGCTTCGAAACCTTTCGTGAAACCTTTAAAGAGCTGGAAGGTATCAAAAATTATAATGATAAGGTTTTAGAGGATATGGAAATCTTGGACAAATCGGTGAGGCAGATAAGTGCTATAACTGAGGCAGTAGAGGAGATTGCCTCGCAAACACATCTTTTGGCATTAAATGCTTCTATCGAAGCCGCAAGAGCCGGAGAAGCAGGAAAAGGCTTTGCGGTAGTAGCGGAAGAAGTAAGCAAGTTAGCTGATAATTCTTCTGATTCGGCAAAAAAGATTAAAGAATTAGTTAACAGTATAATAAGTGAGATAAAGGGTTTAGCAGTTGATATAAAAGGTCAGGCGGATGTAATCAGCAAAAATGCGGTATATGCACAAAAGGCATTGGAAAAATCTGATGGGATAAGCAAGGCGATGGATGATAATATAAAAGCAACAAATGCCATAGTAAAACTCACAGAAGATCAAAGAGCAAAAATAGAAGATATAACTTGTGCAATTGATGTGATAAATCAAATCACACAGCATAATGCGGCTACATCGCAGGAGATAACCGCATCGACACAAGAGCAGCAATCCATAATTGAAATGATATATGACTCTATTGTATATCTTAATAATGCCATAGAATATAGTAACAGTATAATAAGTGATTTTACTAAAGGGTTTAAGATTACTCCTGAAATTAAAGAAAAGGTAGATAAGGCAAAACAGTTAGTTGAAGAAATATCAACCTCTCATGAAATATTAAATTTAAAAGGAGAAGAATTGCGCAAATATCTTATAAGTAAACAGAATTCAGTTGATTTTATTGAGCTAATTTCATTTATTAACAAGGATGGCTATCAAGAGGTTACTTCAGAAGATGTGCCGGAAGAACACCGGGATGTAAGTGCCAGACCGTACTTTTTGAAGGCAATTTCAGGAGAAACGTTTATAAGTGAAGTATATGTTTCTACATTCACTAACAATTATAATATAACAATAGCTGTGCCGATATTTAAGAACAATGCCACAGTAGGTGCTGTTTTGGCGGATATAAACCTTAACCAGAATTAG
- a CDS encoding dicarboxylate/amino acid:cation symporter, which produces MSKNKGGSSLIVKLLVSIVIGIILGLIVPENVMVVIETIKYFLGQIIFFTIPLVILGFIAPAIAELKSNASRFMTVTILLAYLSSVGAAAFAMISGYAIIPHLSIASNLGNLREIPNPIIELNIPQVFSVMSALALASMVGIAAANTKAETVKKLLQEFQKMVLYIVQNIVIPILPVFIASTFAGLSYEGSITRQLPVFLQIIVLVILGHLIWLTVLYTLGGVISGKNPLNVVKHYGPAYMTAVGTMSSAATLPIALECIHKNNEIPRHIQDFVIPLCNTVHLCGSVLTETFFVMAVSKILYGTMPPLTQMITFIFLLGLFGVAAPGVPGGTVMASLGLITSVLGFDQAGVAMVLSIFALQDSFGTACNVTGDSAIALMVTGIAKKFMKDDGSADSV; this is translated from the coding sequence ATGTCAAAAAACAAAGGGGGCAGCAGTTTAATAGTCAAACTGCTGGTAAGTATTGTTATCGGTATTATTCTCGGTCTTATAGTTCCGGAAAATGTTATGGTAGTCATAGAGACGATTAAGTATTTCCTAGGTCAGATAATCTTCTTTACAATTCCTTTGGTTATCCTGGGATTCATAGCACCTGCAATAGCTGAACTTAAATCTAATGCCAGCCGATTTATGACTGTTACTATTTTATTGGCATATCTATCATCGGTAGGAGCTGCAGCATTTGCAATGATTTCAGGATACGCTATAATACCGCATTTATCGATTGCTTCAAACTTAGGCAATTTAAGAGAAATTCCAAACCCCATAATAGAACTTAACATACCTCAAGTATTCAGTGTAATGAGTGCGTTGGCATTAGCTTCAATGGTAGGCATTGCAGCTGCAAATACTAAAGCTGAGACTGTAAAGAAATTATTGCAAGAATTTCAAAAAATGGTCTTATATATCGTTCAAAATATCGTGATTCCTATACTGCCTGTTTTTATAGCTTCAACTTTTGCAGGACTTTCCTATGAAGGCAGTATAACAAGACAGCTTCCTGTTTTTCTGCAAATAATAGTCCTTGTTATACTGGGCCACTTAATATGGCTTACAGTACTGTATACACTGGGCGGGGTTATATCCGGCAAAAATCCTTTAAATGTTGTAAAACACTATGGCCCCGCATATATGACAGCGGTAGGTACCATGTCAAGTGCTGCAACACTGCCGATAGCTTTAGAGTGTATCCATAAAAATAATGAAATACCGAGGCATATTCAAGATTTTGTAATACCGCTTTGCAATACTGTTCACCTTTGCGGTTCTGTACTTACGGAAACATTTTTTGTAATGGCTGTTTCTAAAATCCTCTATGGCACGATGCCGCCGCTTACGCAGATGATAACATTTATCTTTCTTTTAGGACTTTTTGGTGTTGCTGCACCGGGAGTACCGGGCGGAACGGTTATGGCATCCTTGGGCCTTATTACAAGTGTGCTTGGTTTTGATCAGGCAGGAGTTGCCATGGTGCTTTCTATCTTCGCACTTCAGGACAGCTTTGGAACAGCGTGTAATGTCACAGGGGATAGTGCAATAGCTCTTATGGTAACAGGAATTGCAAAAAAATTTATGAAGGATGATGGATCGGCAGATAGCGTCTGA
- a CDS encoding PTS mannose/fructose/sorbose/N-acetylgalactosamine transporter subunit IIC, whose translation MQALMVGVVCWLAHSAVLGYSICGSMWSPIVLGFPVGLIIGNVPEAMKVAACVQLPYLGITGAGLALPSDAILAGTVGTALAVLTGVSPQAAVTLAVPIGLLGILLHQVRMGTNAIWQHMMDQYAEKGDGSKFFLFHVIIPQAMLFVLYGIPTFLAVYYGNTAVQALLNAIPERLMHSLEVIGGMMPAVGIALSMRVIGKKSILPYFFVGFLLTQYMNLGILPVAVLATCIAFINLELKGGLNNGN comes from the coding sequence ATGCAAGCATTGATGGTAGGAGTTGTATGTTGGCTAGCTCATAGTGCAGTACTTGGCTATTCTATCTGTGGATCTATGTGGAGCCCGATTGTGTTGGGATTTCCTGTTGGATTAATCATTGGTAACGTGCCCGAAGCAATGAAGGTTGCTGCTTGCGTGCAGTTACCTTATTTGGGGATTACCGGGGCAGGACTAGCCTTGCCCTCTGATGCCATATTAGCTGGCACTGTAGGTACAGCGCTAGCCGTTCTTACAGGAGTAAGTCCGCAAGCTGCAGTAACTCTGGCGGTACCTATCGGTCTTCTGGGGATATTACTACATCAGGTAAGGATGGGGACCAATGCCATTTGGCAACATATGATGGATCAGTATGCTGAAAAAGGTGATGGTAGCAAGTTTTTCTTGTTTCATGTAATTATCCCACAAGCTATGTTATTTGTACTTTATGGCATTCCAACTTTTTTAGCCGTATATTACGGTAATACAGCGGTACAAGCCCTTTTGAATGCTATCCCGGAAAGACTTATGCACTCTCTGGAGGTTATCGGCGGTATGATGCCGGCAGTTGGTATTGCTCTTAGTATGAGAGTTATAGGAAAAAAGTCGATACTTCCATACTTTTTCGTCGGGTTCTTGTTGACACAGTATATGAATCTAGGAATACTACCTGTCGCTGTGTTAGCAACCTGTATAGCGTTTATCAACCTCGAGTTAAAGGGAGGTTTAAATAATGGCAACTAA
- a CDS encoding zinc-dependent alcohol dehydrogenase gives MAKMRAIVFTGPEKLEIRELDVPKPGPGEALIRVKACNICTTEQGQYLGKRPLNYPYIGGHEFGGIVEELGPDTGEDIAVGDHVACGYTFCGQCWYCRRGIYTNCPTLYKTDIRYDGYYGMFGLADYLVMPVKTIYSFSKSIPFADIGFEEPLGTVIHGQKRLGIQPGDTVAVFGAGTMGMLNMMMARNHGAKTVIIDIKQERLEKAKGMGCDFVINSKEEDIEDSINSLTESRGVDHVIVAVGNTIANNQALKIVRHKGNVLFFAAGYPKPEITVDPNNIHYTEVALIGTYGGDPDDFRAACELINSKKIDVKALLDEKYTVEEAEQAFKRATSGSAYRVTIEF, from the coding sequence ATGGCAAAGATGCGAGCTATAGTCTTTACAGGTCCGGAAAAACTGGAGATAAGGGAGCTAGATGTTCCTAAACCCGGTCCCGGCGAAGCTCTCATTCGTGTGAAAGCATGCAATATTTGTACTACTGAACAAGGACAGTACTTGGGTAAAAGGCCATTGAACTATCCGTATATCGGCGGCCACGAATTCGGGGGTATTGTAGAGGAATTAGGCCCAGATACAGGAGAAGATATAGCTGTTGGAGATCACGTGGCGTGTGGCTATACTTTCTGTGGCCAATGCTGGTACTGCAGGAGAGGCATATATACTAACTGCCCAACGCTATATAAGACCGATATAAGGTATGACGGCTATTATGGCATGTTCGGTTTAGCTGATTATCTAGTAATGCCTGTCAAAACTATATATAGTTTTAGTAAATCCATTCCCTTTGCAGATATAGGCTTTGAAGAGCCTCTTGGCACCGTGATACACGGCCAGAAGCGGTTGGGTATCCAGCCGGGAGATACGGTAGCTGTCTTTGGAGCAGGAACTATGGGAATGTTAAATATGATGATGGCTCGAAATCATGGAGCTAAAACTGTCATAATTGATATTAAGCAAGAACGCTTGGAGAAAGCTAAGGGCATGGGGTGTGATTTTGTCATAAACTCTAAGGAAGAAGATATAGAAGATTCCATAAATAGCTTGACCGAAAGTAGGGGTGTCGATCACGTTATAGTAGCAGTAGGGAATACCATTGCCAATAATCAGGCTTTAAAAATTGTCAGGCACAAGGGTAATGTACTGTTTTTTGCCGCCGGTTATCCGAAACCTGAAATTACTGTTGATCCAAACAATATTCATTACACAGAAGTTGCCCTTATCGGAACCTATGGTGGAGATCCTGATGATTTCCGAGCAGCTTGTGAATTGATTAATTCAAAGAAAATTGATGTTAAAGCATTGTTGGATGAAAAATATACGGTAGAAGAAGCTGAACAGGCTTTTAAGCGAGCTACTTCAGGTTCGGCTTATAGAGTTACTATAGAATTTTAA
- a CDS encoding PTS system mannose/fructose/sorbose family transporter subunit IID, producing the protein MATKDNKEKRLTRQDIFKAWFRWQWFIESCPSWERLQASGFLYSISDALDKLYSDISEKASAFMRHLVFYNSQGNWGSIIGGIVLAMEEERANGAELSDEAINGLKTGLMGPLAGIGDTIDWGTLVPLAVSIGLPFAMNGNSLGSIIPFLLISCIMLGESYFLFFRGYQYGQQSIASLLESGSINKLIYAAGIVGMSVLGALTGSYVNLSTQITIPIAGGQALSLQTDVLDNILKGILPLGLVLFCWQMMLRKKKITTIMLYLLIIGIIGGSLYIF; encoded by the coding sequence ATGGCAACTAAAGATAATAAAGAGAAAAGACTTACTCGACAGGATATATTTAAAGCTTGGTTTAGATGGCAATGGTTTATTGAATCATGTCCCAGTTGGGAAAGGTTGCAGGCCTCAGGGTTTTTGTACTCCATCAGTGATGCTTTAGATAAGCTGTATTCCGATATAAGTGAAAAAGCATCAGCCTTTATGCGACATTTAGTTTTTTATAACTCTCAAGGCAACTGGGGTTCAATTATCGGCGGCATAGTCTTAGCCATGGAAGAGGAAAGAGCTAATGGTGCAGAGCTTTCTGATGAAGCAATAAATGGTTTGAAAACTGGCCTTATGGGACCATTGGCAGGCATAGGCGATACTATAGATTGGGGAACCTTAGTACCATTAGCGGTATCTATAGGGCTTCCTTTTGCTATGAATGGAAATTCCCTTGGTTCAATTATACCCTTTCTATTGATAAGCTGTATTATGCTAGGCGAATCTTATTTCTTGTTTTTCAGAGGCTACCAATATGGTCAACAGTCGATTGCTAGCTTACTAGAAAGTGGATCAATCAATAAACTCATTTATGCTGCAGGAATAGTTGGCATGTCGGTGCTTGGAGCCTTGACTGGTTCTTATGTTAATCTGTCGACACAAATAACAATTCCTATTGCCGGCGGTCAAGCATTGTCACTACAGACTGATGTGCTGGATAACATTTTAAAAGGGATTTTGCCTTTGGGGTTAGTTCTTTTCTGCTGGCAGATGATGCTTCGAAAAAAGAAGATAACTACCATTATGTTGTATCTTCTCATAATTGGAATTATAGGAGGTTCTTTGTATATATTCTAA
- a CDS encoding FAD-dependent oxidoreductase codes for MDKHLVVIGGTAAGMSAAARARRGDPSLSITVFERTGHITYGSCGLPYYIGDVIKDVNKLITYTPEYMKKERNIDVYTLHDVTDINTQEKYVKVKDLKSGDIFKQPYTQLVIATGAIPVVPKILGVEHKNIFTLRNVEDGLRIKELLSSGRVKRAAILGAGFIGLEVSEALRNWGIEVTVFEMLPAILPQIDEEFAILVEDELQKNSVKLYKNTKVVEFQASDENVIKILTEDGRTFESDMVIASVGVKPSTALARNANISIGPLDGIAVDKYMRTSAPYVWAAGDCTETYNLVTRKPAYLPLGTTANKQGKIAGENVVGGSAAFPGILGTQVTKIFDTYVASTGLNEMSAKDAGIAAVSAKIVHTDKASYYPGSKYIHTKIVLDKNTAKIIGAQMTGSEGIGKRIDVFATAITAGMTAYQLNELDLAYAPPVSPVYDPVLIAASAGIKELEKA; via the coding sequence ATGGATAAACATTTAGTTGTAATCGGAGGCACTGCAGCAGGCATGAGTGCAGCTGCTAGGGCGCGTAGAGGCGATCCATCACTCTCCATAACGGTATTTGAACGCACAGGGCATATAACTTATGGTTCTTGCGGACTGCCGTATTATATAGGTGATGTTATAAAGGATGTTAATAAACTAATCACATATACTCCTGAATATATGAAAAAAGAAAGAAATATTGATGTCTATACATTGCACGATGTTACGGATATTAATACTCAAGAAAAATATGTAAAAGTAAAAGATCTTAAAAGCGGTGACATATTTAAGCAGCCTTACACTCAACTTGTGATTGCCACCGGTGCAATCCCCGTAGTTCCTAAAATATTGGGCGTTGAGCATAAAAACATTTTTACATTAAGAAATGTAGAAGATGGGCTGAGGATTAAGGAGCTTTTGTCTTCCGGCAGGGTGAAACGAGCTGCTATTCTTGGAGCAGGTTTTATAGGGCTTGAAGTATCTGAAGCATTAAGAAACTGGGGAATAGAAGTGACTGTATTTGAGATGCTACCTGCCATACTCCCGCAAATAGATGAGGAATTTGCTATACTGGTAGAAGATGAGTTACAGAAGAATTCGGTCAAGCTATATAAAAATACAAAAGTTGTGGAGTTTCAGGCTTCTGACGAAAATGTTATAAAAATATTGACTGAGGACGGAAGAACTTTTGAGTCAGATATGGTCATTGCTTCGGTTGGGGTCAAACCTAGCACGGCGCTTGCTAGAAATGCAAATATAAGCATTGGTCCTCTGGATGGCATAGCAGTGGATAAATACATGCGGACAAGTGCTCCGTATGTTTGGGCTGCAGGAGATTGCACAGAGACATACAATTTGGTGACAAGAAAACCTGCTTATCTCCCTCTGGGCACTACGGCCAACAAACAAGGTAAAATTGCAGGTGAAAATGTAGTAGGCGGCAGTGCTGCCTTTCCCGGTATTCTTGGAACGCAGGTAACTAAGATTTTTGATACCTATGTAGCATCTACCGGCCTTAATGAAATGTCGGCGAAAGATGCCGGGATTGCTGCAGTTTCAGCTAAGATAGTTCACACAGACAAGGCATCATATTACCCCGGCTCAAAATACATTCACACAAAAATCGTATTAGACAAAAACACAGCAAAAATTATTGGAGCTCAGATGACGGGAAGTGAGGGCATTGGAAAAAGAATTGATGTCTTTGCCACTGCTATCACTGCCGGTATGACGGCTTACCAGCTAAATGAACTAGACCTTGCCTATGCACCCCCTGTATCACCCGTTTACGATCCCGTCCTTATTGCCGCATCAGCAGGGATAAAGGAGTTAGAAAAGGCATAA